A genome region from Gadus chalcogrammus isolate NIFS_2021 chromosome 5, NIFS_Gcha_1.0, whole genome shotgun sequence includes the following:
- the LOC130383261 gene encoding muscarinic acetylcholine receptor M5-like, whose translation MEPAVKILNATINESATGQPFHLVTHSLWEVITIATLSAIVSLITVVGNVLVMLSFKVNSQLKTVNNYYLLSLAAADLIIGVFSMNLYTSYILMGYWALGNLACDLWLALDYVASNASVMNLLVISFDRYFSITRPLTYRAKRTPKRAGVMIGLAWTVSLVLWAPPILCWQYFVGKRTVPEMQCQIQFFSEPVITFGTAIAAFYVPVSVMTILYCRIYKETEKRTKDLAELQGIHYSADPALAQPQKAIIRSCFSCKRSSKTQDRNQASWSSSSRSNAARAAAAAATNNDDEWSKADQLTTFNSYASSEDEERPVSPVAFQPDFQDQAAHGGGARRSVACSEKERMSGGRGEEDSFFGTPPKSNPLKSKKCVSYKFKPVVKDAGGQQQQLQLQQQHGKNGDSKMFSSAESIAAPSTAAKPMDATLKSQITKRKRMVLIKERKAAQTLSAILLAFILTWTPYNIMVLISTFCSDCIPVPLWHLGYWLCYVNSTVNPMCYALCNKTFQKTFRMLLLCQWKKRVDEKLYWYGQNPVVTAKLT comes from the coding sequence TGTGGGAGGTGATCACCATCGCCACCCTCTCCGCGATAGTGAGCCTCATCACTGTGGTTGGCAACGTACTGGTGATGCTGTCCTTCAAAGTCAACAGCCAGCTCAAAACGGTGAACAACTACTACCTGCTGAGTCTGGCGGCGGCGGACCTAATCATCGGGGTGTTTTCCATGAACCTGTACACCTCTTATATCCTGATGGGCTACTGGGCTCTGGGCAACCTGGCCTGTGACCTGTGGTTAGCCCTGGACTACGTTGCCAGCAACGCCTCAGTCATGAACCTCCTGGTGATCAGCTTCGACAGGTACTTCTCCATCACCAGGCCCCTCACCTATAGGGCCAAACGGACGCCCAAGAGGGCCGGCGTCATGATAGGCTTAGCCTGGACGGTGTCCCTGGTTCTCTGGGCCCCGCCCATTCTCTGCTGGCAGTACTTTGTGGGCAAGCGGACCGTGCCGGAGATGCAGTGCCAGATCCAGTTCTTCTCAGAGCCTGTGATCACCTTCGGCACGGCCATCGCGGCGTTCTACGTCCCCGTGTCGGTGATGACCATCCTCTACTGCCGGATCTACAAGGAGACGGAGAAGAGGACCAAGGACCTGGCCGAGCTCCAGGGCATCCACTACTCTGCGGACCCGGCGCTGGCGCAGCCCCAGAAGGCCATCATCAGGTCTTGCTTCAGCTGCAAGCGGAGCTCCAAGACCCAGGACAGGAACCAGGCGTCGTGGTCCTCGTCCAGCCGCAGCAACGCGGcccgagccgccgccgccgccgccaccaacaACGACGACGAGTGGTCCAAGGCGGACCAGCTGACCACCTTCAACAGCTACGCCTCGTccgaggacgaggagaggcCCGTGTCCCCGGTGGCCTTCCAGCCCGACTTCCAGGACCAGGCGGCCCACGGCGGGGGGGCCCGCAGGAGTGTGGCATGCAGCGAGAAGGAGCGGATGAGCGGGGGCCGCGGCGAGGAGGACAGCTTCTTCGGCACGCCGCCCAAGAGCAACCCGCTGAAGAGCAAGAAGTGCGTGTCGTACAAGTTCAAACCCGTAGTGAAGGACGCGggcgggcagcagcagcagctgcagctgcagcagcagcacggcaAGAACGGGGACAGCAAGATGTTCTCGTCGGCAGAGTCCATCGCCGCACCGTCCACGGCGGCCAAGCCCATGGACGCCACGCTGAAGAGCCAGATCACCAAGAGGAAGCGCATGGTGCTGATCAAGGAGAGGAAGGCGGCGCAGACGCTCAGCGCCATCCTGCTGGCCTTCATCCTCACGTGGACCCCGTACAACATCATGGTGCTTATCTCCACCTTCTGCTCCGACTGCATCCCCGTGCCCCTCTGGCACCTGGGTTACTGGCTGTGCTACGTCAACAGCACCGTCAACCCCATGTGCTACGCCCTCTGTAATAAGACCTTCCAGAAGACGTTCCGCATGCTGCTGCTGTGCCAGTGGAAGAAGAGGGTGGATGAGAAACTTTACTGGTACGGACAGAACCCTGTGGTGACCGCCAAACTCACATGA